A region from the Gossypium hirsutum isolate 1008001.06 chromosome A08, Gossypium_hirsutum_v2.1, whole genome shotgun sequence genome encodes:
- the LOC107908756 gene encoding putative glucose-6-phosphate 1-epimerase: MNQSGPAVEVTKDRNGILQVVLRNPRGASARVSLYGGQVLSWRTDRGEELLFASTKAIFKPPYAVRGGIPICFPQFGQRGSLEQHGFARNRIWIIDDNPPPLHPNDPSDKAYTDLLLKPSEDDLKIWPNSFEFRLRVSLTADGNLSLMSRIRNINYKPFSFSIAYLTYFSISDISEVRVEGLETLDYLDNLCQRERFTEQGDALTFESEVDRIYLGSRDTIAIFDHERKRTFLIQKQGLPDVGVWNPWEKKSKTMVDFGDEEYKEMLCVNGAAVEKPITLKPGEEWTGRLELSVVPSS; the protein is encoded by the exons ATGAATCAATCGGGGCCAGCAGTTGAAGTCACCAAAGATAGAAATGGAATCCTTCAGGTTGTGCTTAGGAATCCTCGAGGGGCATCAGCAAGGGTCAGCTTGTACGGAGGACAGGTCCTTTCATGGCGGACTGACCGAGGAGAAGAGTTGCTATTCGCAAGTACGAAG GCAATCTTCAAGCCACCATACGCAGTGCGAGGAGGAATACCTATATGCTTTCCACAG TTTGGTCAGCGAGGATCGCTGGAGCAACATGGGTTTGCCAGGAACAGGATTTGGATCATTGATGACAATCCACCACCATTGCATCCAAATGATCCAAGTGACAAGGCCTATACTGACTTGCTGTTGAAGCCATCAGAAGACGATTTGAAGATTTGGCCAAACAG TTTCGAGTTTCGTCTTCGGGTATCTTTGACAGCAGATGGGAATCTAAGCTTGATGTCACGCATCAGGAATATCAATTACAAGCCTTTTAGTTTCTCAATTGCTTATCTCACATATTTCTCCATCTCTGATATCAG TGAAGTTAGGGTAGAGGGATTGGAAACTCTTGACTATCTTGACAACCTATGCCAAAGGGAACGGTTCACAGAACAAGGAGATGCCTTGACATTCGAATCTGAG GTGGACAGAATTTATCTTGGCTCTAGAGATACCATTGCCATCTTCGATCATGAAAGAAAACGGACCTTTCTAATACAGAAACAAGGCCTTCCAGATGTTG GGGTTTGGAATCCATgggaaaagaaatcgaaaaccATGGTTGATTTTGGGGATGAAGAATATAAGGAGATGCTTTGTGTCAATGGAGCAGCAGTTGAAAAACCAATCACCTTGAAACCAGGTGAGGAATGGACAGGCCGCTTGGAGCTCTCGGTTGTCCCTTCAAGTTGA